In the genome of Cupriavidus malaysiensis, one region contains:
- a CDS encoding heavy metal response regulator transcription factor: MKILVVEDEPKTGEYLRKGLSESSFVVDLAVTGRDGLHQALEGDYDLVILDVMLPGLSGWEVLKGLRERKDTPVLFLTARDEVEDRVRGLELGGDDYLAKPFAFVELLARVRTLLRRGPVREAERIEIEDLEIDLIRHRVTRAGRRIDLTPREFSLLHFLARRQTEVLSRTQIASHVWDMNFDSDTNVVDVAVRRLRAKMDDDFQPKLIHTVRGMGYVLESRRH, translated from the coding sequence ATGAAGATCCTGGTGGTGGAGGACGAACCCAAGACGGGGGAATACCTGCGCAAGGGACTTAGCGAGTCGTCCTTCGTGGTCGACCTGGCGGTGACCGGCCGGGATGGCCTGCACCAGGCGCTGGAAGGCGACTACGACCTGGTCATCCTCGACGTGATGCTGCCCGGCCTGAGCGGCTGGGAGGTGCTCAAGGGCCTGCGCGAGCGCAAGGACACCCCGGTGCTGTTCCTGACCGCGCGCGACGAGGTGGAGGACCGCGTGCGCGGGCTGGAACTCGGCGGCGACGACTACCTGGCCAAGCCCTTCGCCTTCGTCGAGCTGCTGGCGCGGGTGCGCACGCTGCTGCGGCGCGGGCCGGTGCGCGAGGCCGAGCGCATCGAGATCGAGGACCTCGAGATCGACCTGATCCGCCACCGCGTGACACGCGCCGGCCGGCGCATCGACCTGACGCCGCGCGAGTTCTCGCTGCTGCATTTCCTCGCCCGCCGCCAGACCGAGGTGCTGAGCCGCACCCAGATCGCCTCCCATGTGTGGGACATGAACTTCGACAGCGACACCAATGTGGTCGACGTGGCGGTGCGCCGGCTGCGCGCCAAGATGGACGACGATTTCCAGCCCAAGCTGATCCACACCGTGCGCGGCATGGGCTACGTGCTGGAGAGCCGGCGGCACTGA
- a CDS encoding efflux RND transporter periplasmic adaptor subunit — MTRLPPNPPTPPALPAAPAATPAATGTRRPRRGQAACLALAAVAAMLAAGIYPRLQARAALAHSSADGSLPAVATVRPRRASAQTELVLPADVRAYQDAPVYARVSGYLRRWVADIGTPVRQGQLLAEIDAPEISDQLRQARAEEAVAAANYDLARRTAERWQDLLRSRSVAQQEADQKSADMQAKAAALASARSNVARLAQQAAYTRIVAPFDGVVTARNVDTGALVDAGGNGGPGKELFHLSAGDKLRIYIQVPQDDSVLVTPGMPAWLSLPQYPGQRFAATVTRSAGAIDAGTRSLRVELEAASAGGRILPGAYAEAHLSAPVAQAGWDLPASTLLFRAQGPRVAVVGAAGTIELRPVTLGRDFGSHVEIASGLQGGEQVVANPGDGLMAGAHVRLVASRGDQ, encoded by the coding sequence ATGACCCGACTTCCGCCCAACCCTCCCACGCCTCCTGCCCTGCCCGCCGCACCGGCGGCCACGCCGGCCGCCACCGGCACGCGCCGCCCACGCCGCGGGCAGGCTGCCTGCCTGGCCCTGGCCGCGGTCGCGGCCATGCTGGCGGCCGGCATCTATCCACGCCTGCAGGCACGCGCCGCGCTGGCGCACAGCAGCGCCGACGGCAGCCTGCCCGCCGTGGCCACGGTGCGGCCGCGGCGCGCCAGCGCACAGACCGAACTGGTGCTGCCGGCCGATGTCCGTGCCTACCAGGACGCGCCGGTCTATGCGCGCGTCAGCGGCTACCTGCGCCGCTGGGTTGCCGATATCGGCACGCCGGTGCGCCAGGGCCAGCTGCTGGCCGAGATCGACGCCCCCGAGATCAGCGACCAGCTGCGCCAGGCGCGCGCCGAGGAAGCCGTCGCGGCCGCCAACTACGACCTGGCCCGGCGCACCGCCGAACGCTGGCAGGACCTGCTGCGCTCGCGCTCGGTGGCGCAGCAGGAGGCCGACCAGAAGAGCGCCGACATGCAGGCCAAGGCGGCCGCGCTGGCCTCGGCCCGCTCCAATGTCGCGCGCCTGGCGCAGCAGGCCGCCTACACCCGGATCGTCGCGCCCTTCGACGGCGTGGTGACAGCGCGCAACGTCGACACCGGCGCCCTGGTCGACGCCGGCGGCAACGGTGGCCCCGGCAAGGAGCTGTTCCACCTGTCGGCCGGCGACAAGCTGCGCATCTATATCCAGGTGCCGCAGGACGACAGCGTGCTGGTCACGCCCGGCATGCCGGCCTGGCTGTCGCTGCCGCAGTACCCCGGCCAGCGCTTCGCGGCCACGGTGACGCGCAGCGCCGGGGCCATCGATGCCGGCACCCGCAGCCTGCGTGTCGAGCTGGAGGCCGCCAGCGCCGGCGGGCGCATCCTGCCCGGCGCCTACGCCGAAGCGCATCTGAGCGCGCCGGTCGCCCAGGCGGGCTGGGACCTGCCCGCCAGCACCCTGCTGTTCCGCGCGCAGGGCCCGCGCGTGGCGGTGGTCGGTGCGGCCGGCACGATCGAGCTGCGCCCCGTCACGCTCGGGCGCGACTTCGGCTCGCATGTCGAGATCGCCAGCGGGCTGCAGGGTGGCGAACAGGTCGTGGCCAACCCGGGCGACGGCCTGATGGCCGGCGCGCATGTCCGGCTCGTGGCGAGCCGCGGCGACCAGTGA
- a CDS encoding efflux transporter outer membrane subunit has product MRATLCGRRTLFTLFAFAALGNLAGCATAPPYSVPGVDLPPAFKEAGAAPADAAAAPSPQWWRAYGDTTLDALMPRLDATSQTLRKSRALLDDARAQTRAARAAYFPTLVAGASGGSSHVSANVVGRSLAGKTEPDHLLGLSATWEPDLWQRVSNSVDAAQAGAEASADDVAAMRLSLQAELAADYFSLRSAERERDLLARTVDSDATVLELVGNRWRGGIATEGEVAQARAQLENAKAQLAEVRLTRTQLEHAIATLLGVPPARFTLAPLVAAAPPLPPLPSAVPSQLLRRRPDIAAAERRVAAANAQVGVARAAFFPSLMLSAGLGLESTSLAGWLSAPSRFWALGPALAGTVFDGGRRHALADSARARFDASAADYRATVLRAFQDVEDNFAALSALGEEAASQRAATEASELALAQGLERYRKGAVAYLDVSVLESNALASARAEEAVRRRRLVASVMLVKALGGGWGGAGAKDAEDGGGAKDTASTAPPVATAGR; this is encoded by the coding sequence TTGCGCGCCACCCTCTGCGGCCGCCGCACCCTGTTCACCCTCTTCGCATTCGCCGCGCTCGGCAACCTGGCCGGGTGCGCCACCGCACCGCCCTACAGTGTGCCCGGGGTCGACCTGCCGCCGGCCTTCAAGGAAGCCGGCGCGGCGCCAGCCGACGCTGCGGCCGCGCCGTCCCCGCAATGGTGGCGCGCCTATGGCGACACCACCCTGGACGCGCTGATGCCCCGGCTCGACGCCACCAGCCAGACCCTGCGCAAGTCCCGGGCGCTGCTCGACGACGCCCGCGCCCAGACCCGCGCCGCGCGCGCCGCCTACTTTCCCACCCTGGTCGCCGGCGCCAGCGGCGGCAGCAGCCACGTCTCGGCCAATGTGGTCGGCCGCTCGCTGGCCGGCAAGACCGAGCCCGACCACCTGCTGGGCCTCAGCGCCACCTGGGAGCCGGACCTCTGGCAACGCGTCAGCAACAGCGTCGATGCCGCGCAGGCCGGCGCCGAGGCCAGTGCCGATGACGTCGCCGCCATGCGCCTGAGCCTGCAGGCCGAACTGGCGGCGGACTACTTCAGCCTGCGCTCTGCCGAGCGCGAGCGCGACCTGCTGGCGCGCACGGTCGACAGCGACGCGACGGTACTGGAGCTGGTCGGCAACCGCTGGCGCGGCGGCATCGCCACCGAAGGCGAAGTGGCGCAGGCGCGCGCCCAGCTGGAGAACGCCAAGGCCCAGCTTGCCGAGGTACGGCTGACACGCACCCAGCTCGAGCACGCCATCGCCACCCTGCTGGGCGTGCCGCCGGCGCGCTTCACGCTGGCGCCGCTGGTGGCGGCGGCACCGCCGCTGCCGCCCTTGCCCTCGGCCGTGCCCTCGCAGTTGCTGCGGCGGCGCCCCGACATCGCCGCCGCCGAGCGCCGTGTGGCGGCTGCCAATGCGCAGGTCGGCGTGGCCCGCGCGGCCTTCTTCCCCAGCCTGATGCTGTCCGCCGGCCTCGGCCTGGAGAGCACCAGCCTGGCCGGCTGGCTGAGCGCGCCCAGCCGCTTCTGGGCGCTCGGGCCGGCGCTGGCCGGCACCGTGTTCGACGGCGGACGCCGGCACGCCCTGGCGGACAGCGCGCGCGCCCGCTTCGACGCCAGCGCCGCCGACTATCGCGCCACCGTGCTGCGCGCCTTCCAGGACGTCGAGGACAACTTCGCCGCCCTGTCGGCGCTGGGAGAAGAAGCCGCCAGCCAGCGTGCCGCCACCGAAGCTTCCGAACTGGCCCTGGCGCAAGGACTGGAACGCTACCGCAAGGGCGCGGTCGCCTACCTGGATGTCAGCGTGCTCGAGAGCAATGCCCTGGCCAGCGCCCGCGCCGAGGAAGCCGTGCGGCGCCGGCGCCTGGTGGCCAGCGTGATGCTGGTCAAGGCGCTCGGCGGCGGCTGGGGCGGGGCGGGCGCCAAGGATGCTGAGGATGGTGGGGGCGCCAAGGACACCGCAAGCACGGCCCCGCCCGTGGCGACGGCCGGCCGTTGA
- a CDS encoding MarR family winged helix-turn-helix transcriptional regulator translates to MPSSTIKDPLVCNGAALRKATRRISQLYDAALAPCGLSVSQRSVLLHIARGGSPTMTELAHAMVLDRSALARNIQPLERDGYLVQRRDEEDGRSRRVELTAAGRAKLAESNRLWRGAQDRFETVYGSERAAALRVALAEIYSDEFAQAFEQGTPLPAGRGAEAA, encoded by the coding sequence ATGCCGTCATCGACCATCAAGGACCCGCTGGTCTGCAACGGCGCCGCGCTGCGCAAGGCGACGCGGCGCATCAGCCAGCTCTACGACGCCGCGCTGGCGCCATGTGGCCTGAGCGTGTCGCAGCGCTCCGTGCTGCTGCACATCGCACGCGGCGGCAGTCCCACCATGACCGAACTGGCGCACGCCATGGTGCTGGACCGCTCGGCGCTGGCGCGCAATATCCAGCCGCTGGAGCGCGACGGCTACCTGGTGCAGCGGCGTGACGAAGAAGACGGGCGCAGCCGGCGCGTGGAACTGACCGCGGCCGGCCGCGCCAAGCTGGCCGAGTCGAACCGGTTGTGGCGGGGCGCCCAGGACCGTTTCGAGACTGTCTACGGCAGCGAGCGGGCGGCGGCGCTGCGCGTGGCGCTGGCCGAGATCTACTCGGACGAGTTTGCGCAGGCGTTCGAGCAGGGCACGCCGTTGCCGGCGGGGCGTGGCGCGGAGGCCGCCTAG
- a CDS encoding MATE family efflux transporter, producing MLEAPIAPTLARMSWPNMLMMLAQSSTGLIETWFLARLGTDVLAGVAVVVPVLMLMQNMSQGAMGGGISSAVARALGAGDSGLVAQLARHALAINLLIGVLFSLLLWLGARPLFALLGAHGAALDAASAYGRVLFAGLPLMWAMNALASVVRGTGNMTVPGLVICCGAALLIPLSPCLIFGLGPLPRLGVAGGAWALVAYYAAGTAVLGWYCLSGRCAARLAAGRLHWRPMRSILTIGALACLNPILTNALIAVTTAQVGRHGGTAALAGYATAARLEYLLIPIAFGLGAPMVALVGANIGAGQVARARRIAITGGAMAFVLAELVGLAASLWPQAWLRLFGADAQLLATGSTYLHIVGPFYGFFAMGFSLYFASQGAGRLEWPLAAGVLRFLLFAGAGSLALAWGAGLPVYFALGALAMTVYGSCILWSIAGGGWDRPRAPARATRRRALA from the coding sequence ATGCTGGAAGCCCCGATCGCCCCGACCCTGGCCCGCATGAGCTGGCCCAATATGCTGATGATGCTGGCCCAGTCGTCGACCGGGCTGATCGAGACCTGGTTCCTGGCCAGGCTCGGCACCGACGTGCTGGCCGGCGTGGCGGTGGTGGTGCCGGTGCTGATGCTGATGCAGAACATGTCGCAGGGCGCCATGGGCGGCGGCATCTCCTCGGCGGTGGCGCGCGCGCTCGGCGCCGGCGACAGCGGCCTGGTCGCGCAGCTGGCGCGCCATGCGCTGGCCATCAATCTGCTGATCGGCGTGCTGTTCTCGCTGCTGCTGTGGCTGGGCGCGCGTCCGCTGTTCGCCCTGCTCGGCGCGCATGGCGCCGCGCTCGACGCCGCCAGCGCCTATGGCCGCGTGCTGTTCGCCGGGCTGCCGCTGATGTGGGCCATGAACGCGCTGGCCAGCGTGGTGCGCGGCACCGGCAACATGACGGTGCCGGGCCTGGTGATCTGCTGCGGCGCCGCGCTGCTGATCCCGCTCTCGCCGTGCCTGATCTTCGGCCTCGGCCCGCTGCCGCGGCTCGGCGTCGCGGGCGGCGCCTGGGCCCTGGTGGCCTACTATGCGGCGGGCACGGCGGTGCTCGGCTGGTATTGCCTGTCGGGGCGCTGCGCCGCGCGCCTCGCCGCCGGCCGGCTCCACTGGCGGCCGATGCGCAGCATCCTGACGATCGGCGCGCTGGCCTGCCTCAATCCCATCCTCACCAATGCGCTGATCGCCGTCACCACGGCCCAGGTCGGGCGCCACGGCGGCACCGCCGCCCTCGCCGGCTATGCCACCGCGGCACGGCTGGAGTACCTGCTGATCCCGATCGCCTTCGGCCTGGGCGCGCCCATGGTCGCCCTGGTCGGCGCCAATATCGGCGCCGGCCAGGTGGCGCGCGCGCGGCGCATCGCCATCACCGGCGGCGCCATGGCCTTCGTGCTGGCCGAACTGGTCGGGCTGGCCGCATCGTTATGGCCGCAGGCCTGGCTGCGCCTGTTCGGTGCCGATGCACAGCTGCTGGCGACCGGCTCGACCTACCTGCATATCGTCGGGCCGTTCTACGGCTTCTTCGCCATGGGCTTCTCGCTGTACTTCGCCAGCCAGGGCGCGGGCCGCCTCGAATGGCCGCTGGCGGCCGGCGTGCTGCGCTTCCTGCTGTTCGCCGGCGCCGGTTCGCTGGCCCTGGCCTGGGGCGCCGGCCTGCCCGTCTACTTCGCCCTCGGCGCGCTCGCCATGACGGTCTACGGCAGCTGCATCCTGTGGTCGATCGCCGGCGGCGGCTGGGACAGGCCGCGCGCCCCGGCCCGGGCCACGCGGCGCCGGGCCCTGGCCTGA
- a CDS encoding efflux RND transporter permease subunit: protein MWIVRLALSRPYTFVVLALCLLLAGPLVLMRTPTDIFPAIDIPVVSVVWTYNGLSAEDMAHRIVTGYERSLTNSVDDIEHIESQSLAGVAVIKIFFHPGADINRAIAETSSGAQSMLRNMPPGTTPPLILSYSASTVPILRLALSSDSLPEQQLYDLGNNFIRTRLATVQGAAVPLPYGGKVRQVMVDLDTRALQARGLSPLDVVNAINAQNLVLPGGTAKIGALEYRVDLNGSPGTVAALNDLPVRSGPGGVVYVRDVAQVRDGYAPQANVVRRDGKRAALLEIEKSGNASTLSIVAQVKAMLPRITAGLPAALRVQPVSDQSVFVTAAVHGVLHEALVAACLTACMILLFLGSWRATLIIAVSIPLSVLASLMALSALGQTLNIMTLGGLALAVGVLVDDATVAIENITHHRELGKPLEAAILEGSAQIALPTLVSTLAICIVFLPMFLLSGVARYLFVPMAEAVVFAMVASYFFSRTLVPTLAHYLLRAEGSAPGRAWQRRCAALQARFEAAFCALRDAYAVWLGHALRRPRRLAALCLAACLASLALLPWLGRDFFPAVDGSEIRLHMRARTGTRIEETARLADAVEGRIRAAIGPAQVAGILDNIGLPVSGINLTYDSALPIGSADAEILVSLKPGASAAHESARLAALLPAAFPGISFSFLPADIISQILNFGLPAPIDIQVVGDKLEANRALAGKLAARLRGVPGLVDVHLQQPDDQPALTVQVDRTRALQAGLSQREVAQNLLISLSGSSQTTPNFWLNPRNGVSYPLMVSVPQYAMGSLQALDNIPLGAGLPGLTGSSAAPGAGALLGTFGSVVRGSQQGVVSHYNVQPVIDIFGSVRGRDLGAVADDIGRLVNEARRELPPGSELVVRGQVQTMQSSFAGLAAGMAIAVVLVYLLMVVNFQSWLDPLVILGGLPGALAGMAWMLFATHTTISVPALTGAIMCIGIATANSILVVSLARERLAAGVAPAEAALQAGAGRFRPVLMTALAMLIGMLPMALGAGAAGAQNAPLGRAVVGGLAAGTVSTLVLVPALFALLHRWLARRRPAAATLPDLPPTPTPTSRGQA, encoded by the coding sequence ATGTGGATCGTCAGGCTCGCGCTGAGCCGCCCCTACACCTTCGTCGTGCTGGCGCTGTGCCTGCTGCTGGCCGGCCCGCTGGTGCTGATGCGCACGCCCACCGACATCTTTCCCGCCATCGACATCCCGGTGGTCAGCGTCGTCTGGACCTACAACGGCCTGTCGGCCGAGGACATGGCGCACCGCATCGTGACCGGCTACGAGCGCTCGCTGACCAACAGCGTCGACGATATCGAGCACATCGAGTCGCAATCGCTGGCCGGGGTCGCGGTGATCAAGATCTTCTTCCATCCCGGCGCCGACATCAACCGCGCCATCGCCGAGACCTCGTCCGGCGCCCAGTCGATGCTGCGCAACATGCCGCCGGGCACCACGCCGCCGCTGATCCTCAGCTACAGCGCGTCGACGGTGCCGATCCTGCGCCTGGCGCTGTCCAGCGACAGCCTGCCGGAGCAGCAGCTCTACGACCTCGGCAACAACTTCATCCGCACCCGGCTCGCCACCGTGCAGGGCGCCGCCGTGCCGCTGCCCTACGGCGGCAAGGTACGCCAGGTGATGGTGGACCTCGACACGCGCGCGCTGCAGGCGCGCGGCTTGTCGCCGCTCGACGTGGTCAATGCCATCAACGCCCAGAACCTGGTGCTGCCCGGGGGCACCGCCAAGATCGGCGCGCTCGAATACCGCGTGGACCTGAACGGCAGCCCCGGCACCGTGGCCGCGCTCAACGACCTGCCGGTCCGCAGCGGTCCCGGCGGCGTGGTCTACGTGCGCGACGTGGCCCAGGTGCGCGACGGCTACGCGCCCCAGGCCAACGTGGTACGGCGCGACGGCAAGCGCGCCGCCCTGCTCGAGATCGAGAAGAGCGGCAATGCCTCGACCCTGTCCATCGTCGCGCAGGTCAAGGCCATGCTGCCGCGCATCACCGCCGGGCTGCCGGCCGCGCTGCGCGTGCAGCCGGTTTCCGACCAGTCCGTGTTCGTCACCGCGGCGGTGCACGGCGTGCTGCACGAGGCCCTGGTGGCGGCCTGCCTGACCGCCTGCATGATCCTGCTCTTCCTCGGCAGCTGGCGCGCCACGCTGATCATCGCGGTATCGATCCCGCTGTCCGTGCTGGCCTCGCTGATGGCGCTGTCGGCGCTCGGGCAGACGCTCAACATCATGACCCTGGGCGGGCTGGCGCTGGCGGTCGGCGTGCTGGTCGACGACGCCACCGTGGCGATCGAGAACATCACCCACCATCGCGAGCTGGGCAAGCCGCTGGAGGCGGCCATCCTGGAAGGGTCCGCGCAGATCGCCCTGCCCACCCTGGTCTCCACGCTGGCCATCTGCATCGTGTTCCTGCCGATGTTCCTGCTGAGCGGGGTGGCGCGCTACCTGTTCGTGCCGATGGCCGAAGCGGTGGTGTTCGCCATGGTGGCCTCCTATTTCTTCTCGCGCACGCTGGTGCCGACGCTGGCGCACTACCTGCTGCGGGCCGAGGGCAGCGCGCCGGGACGCGCCTGGCAGCGCCGCTGCGCCGCGCTGCAGGCGCGCTTCGAGGCGGCCTTCTGCGCGCTGCGCGACGCCTATGCCGTCTGGCTCGGCCACGCGCTGCGGCGGCCGCGCCGCCTGGCCGCGCTGTGCCTGGCCGCCTGCCTGGCCTCGCTGGCGCTGCTGCCCTGGCTCGGCCGCGACTTCTTCCCCGCCGTGGACGGCAGCGAGATCCGCCTGCACATGCGCGCCCGCACCGGCACCCGCATCGAGGAAACGGCGCGCCTGGCCGACGCCGTCGAAGGCCGCATCCGCGCCGCCATCGGCCCCGCGCAGGTGGCCGGCATCCTCGACAACATCGGCCTGCCGGTCAGCGGCATCAACCTGACCTACGACTCGGCGCTGCCGATCGGCAGCGCCGACGCCGAGATCCTGGTCTCGCTCAAGCCCGGCGCCTCCGCCGCGCACGAAAGCGCGCGCCTCGCCGCGCTGCTGCCGGCCGCCTTCCCCGGCATCAGCTTCTCTTTCCTGCCGGCGGACATCATCAGCCAGATCCTCAACTTCGGCCTGCCGGCCCCGATCGACATCCAGGTCGTGGGCGACAAGCTGGAGGCCAACCGGGCGCTGGCCGGCAAGCTCGCCGCCCGCCTGCGCGGCGTGCCCGGCCTGGTCGACGTACACCTGCAGCAGCCCGACGACCAGCCCGCCCTGACCGTGCAGGTCGACCGCACGCGCGCGCTGCAGGCCGGCCTGTCGCAGCGCGAAGTCGCGCAGAACCTGCTGATCTCGCTGTCCGGCAGCAGCCAGACCACGCCCAACTTCTGGCTCAATCCCCGCAACGGCGTCAGCTATCCGCTGATGGTGTCGGTGCCGCAGTACGCCATGGGTTCGCTGCAGGCGCTGGACAATATCCCGCTCGGCGCCGGCCTCCCCGGCCTGACCGGCAGCAGCGCCGCGCCGGGCGCCGGCGCGCTGCTGGGTACCTTCGGCAGCGTGGTGCGCGGCAGCCAGCAGGGCGTGGTGTCGCACTACAACGTGCAGCCGGTCATCGATATCTTCGGCTCGGTGCGCGGGCGCGATCTGGGCGCGGTAGCGGACGACATCGGCCGCCTGGTCAACGAGGCGCGGCGCGAGCTGCCGCCCGGCTCCGAGCTGGTGGTGCGCGGCCAGGTGCAGACCATGCAGTCTTCCTTTGCCGGACTGGCGGCCGGCATGGCCATCGCCGTGGTGCTGGTCTACCTGCTGATGGTGGTCAACTTCCAGTCCTGGCTCGACCCCCTGGTCATCCTCGGCGGGCTGCCCGGCGCACTGGCCGGCATGGCCTGGATGCTGTTCGCCACCCACACCACCATCAGCGTGCCGGCCTTGACCGGCGCCATCATGTGCATCGGCATCGCCACCGCCAACAGCATCCTGGTGGTCAGCCTGGCGCGCGAGCGCCTGGCCGCTGGCGTGGCGCCCGCCGAGGCCGCGCTGCAGGCCGGCGCCGGCCGCTTCCGCCCGGTCCTGATGACCGCCCTGGCCATGCTGATCGGCATGTTGCCGATGGCGCTCGGCGCCGGTGCCGCCGGCGCCCAGAACGCGCCGCTCGGCCGCGCCGTGGTCGGCGGCCTCGCGGCCGGCACGGTCAGCACGCTGGTGCTGGTGCCCGCGCTGTTCGCCCTGCTGCACCGCTGGCTGGCGCGGCGCCGCCCGGCCGCCGCGACGCTCCCCGACCTCCCCCCGACTCCGACCCCGACTTCCCGAGGCCAGGCATGA
- a CDS encoding 2-dehydropantoate 2-reductase, translating to MRILVLGAGALGGYYGARLLAAGADVRFAVRPGRAAQLARDGLAVHSPLGNIARPVQTVPAGQVAQSGHAFDLVLLTCKAFDLDDAIATIAPALGPATVVLPLLNGGAVYPRLDAAFGKARVLGGVAYIATTLAADGTIRHLSPGDRLLVGARADAQAAAAASFHALAAQAPGTRLLSAQIDQDIWEKWVMICAGAAVTTLLRATIGEIMGTDHGAEAAGRLLDECVAIASAAGHVPRPEALAAMRAQLLAPGSGWAASMMRDIATQARRIEADAIVGDMIATGARLGVDAPLLRVAYSGLQAYARRQAGARPT from the coding sequence ATGAGAATCCTCGTCCTCGGCGCCGGCGCACTGGGCGGCTACTACGGCGCGCGCCTGCTGGCGGCCGGCGCCGACGTGCGCTTCGCCGTGCGCCCCGGCCGCGCCGCCCAGCTCGCCCGCGACGGCCTGGCCGTGCACAGCCCGCTCGGCAACATCGCGCGCCCGGTGCAGACCGTACCGGCCGGGCAGGTAGCGCAATCCGGGCATGCCTTCGACCTGGTCCTGCTGACCTGCAAGGCTTTCGATCTCGACGATGCCATCGCCACCATCGCCCCGGCACTCGGCCCGGCCACGGTGGTACTGCCGCTGCTGAACGGCGGCGCCGTCTACCCGCGCCTCGACGCGGCCTTCGGCAAGGCGCGCGTGCTGGGCGGCGTCGCCTACATCGCCACCACGCTCGCCGCCGACGGCACCATCCGCCACCTGAGCCCCGGCGACCGGCTGCTGGTCGGGGCCCGCGCGGACGCCCAGGCTGCCGCCGCGGCCAGCTTCCACGCACTGGCCGCGCAAGCGCCCGGCACACGCCTGCTGTCCGCGCAGATCGACCAGGATATTTGGGAGAAATGGGTGATGATCTGCGCCGGCGCGGCGGTGACCACCCTGCTGCGCGCCACCATCGGCGAGATCATGGGCACCGACCATGGCGCCGAGGCGGCAGGCCGCCTGCTCGACGAATGCGTGGCCATCGCCAGCGCCGCCGGTCATGTGCCGCGTCCCGAGGCGCTGGCCGCCATGCGCGCGCAGTTGCTGGCACCGGGCTCGGGCTGGGCGGCCTCGATGATGCGCGATATCGCCACCCAGGCGCGCCGCATCGAGGCCGACGCCATCGTCGGCGACATGATCGCCACCGGCGCGCGCCTCGGTGTCGACGCGCCGCTGCTGCGCGTGGCCTACAGCGGCCTGCAGGCCTACGCGCGGCGCCAGGCGGGCGCTCGGCCAACCTGA
- a CDS encoding heavy metal sensor histidine kinase, protein MRSLSLTTRLALAFGLVAALVFGGAGTYLYRALATQVIERDDAELLRKAERVRREVAAQDGIDWQELRGVVSGNDEFGLLVRDAASTTLLRADAAGSGSGDGALPAVPPLAADAMLGAAAIRGWTDARGYPVRGVRALARDGHGRMLDYFLYQTGAARAQLMRAYRARLLLTGLVGSLAVAALGYLALRAAMAPLRRIAAGASDVTVRHLALPLDPARLPPELRELAAALQQMMDRLRDGFERLSQFSADLAHDFRTPIGNLLGQSQVALASERSVEEYQALLASNIEEYERLARMIENMLFLARAENARVALKPAVLDLERELAGLGDYFEGLAEAAGVALAVDGRGQVLADALLLRRAVGNLLANAIRFTPAGGTVTLRGYAERQGSAISVANPGPGIASEHLPRLFDRFFRADPARANSGESSGVGLAIVKSIMDLHGGSVEAVSPPGGMTVFTLHFPAQGEQGSASPGS, encoded by the coding sequence ATGCGCAGCCTGTCCCTGACCACCCGCCTGGCGCTGGCCTTCGGCCTCGTCGCCGCCCTGGTGTTCGGCGGCGCCGGCACCTACCTGTACCGCGCGCTGGCGACCCAGGTGATCGAGCGCGACGATGCCGAGCTGCTGCGCAAGGCCGAGCGGGTGCGCCGCGAGGTCGCGGCGCAGGACGGCATCGACTGGCAGGAACTGCGGGGCGTGGTGTCCGGTAACGACGAGTTCGGGCTGCTGGTGCGCGATGCCGCCAGCACCACGCTGCTGCGCGCCGACGCGGCTGGCAGCGGCTCGGGCGACGGCGCATTGCCCGCCGTGCCGCCGCTGGCGGCCGACGCCATGCTCGGGGCGGCCGCCATCCGGGGCTGGACCGACGCGCGCGGCTACCCGGTGCGCGGCGTGCGCGCGCTGGCGCGCGACGGCCACGGCCGCATGCTGGACTATTTCCTCTACCAGACCGGTGCGGCGCGCGCCCAGCTCATGCGGGCCTACCGCGCCCGGCTGCTGCTGACCGGGCTGGTCGGCTCGCTGGCGGTGGCCGCGCTGGGCTACCTGGCCCTGCGCGCGGCCATGGCGCCGCTGCGCCGCATCGCGGCCGGCGCCTCCGACGTCACCGTGCGCCACCTCGCGCTGCCGCTGGATCCCGCCCGGCTGCCGCCCGAGCTGCGCGAACTGGCCGCTGCGCTGCAGCAGATGATGGACCGCCTGCGCGACGGCTTCGAACGCCTCAGCCAGTTCTCCGCCGACCTGGCCCACGACTTCCGCACACCGATCGGCAACCTGCTCGGGCAGAGCCAGGTGGCGCTGGCCAGCGAGCGCAGCGTGGAGGAATACCAGGCGCTGCTGGCCTCGAACATCGAAGAGTACGAGCGGCTCGCGCGCATGATCGAGAACATGCTGTTCCTGGCCCGCGCCGAGAACGCGCGCGTGGCGCTCAAGCCGGCCGTGCTGGACCTGGAGCGGGAACTGGCGGGCCTGGGCGACTACTTCGAGGGCCTCGCCGAGGCCGCCGGCGTGGCGCTGGCGGTCGACGGCCGGGGCCAGGTGCTGGCCGATGCGCTGCTGCTGCGCCGCGCGGTCGGCAACCTGCTGGCCAACGCGATCCGCTTCACGCCCGCCGGCGGCACCGTCACGCTGCGCGGGTACGCGGAGCGGCAGGGCAGCGCCATCTCGGTGGCCAACCCGGGCCCGGGCATCGCTTCCGAGCACCTGCCGCGCCTGTTCGACCGCTTCTTCCGCGCGGATCCGGCGCGCGCCAATTCCGGCGAGTCCTCGGGGGTGGGGCTGGCCATCGTCAAGTCCATCATGGACCTGCACGGCGGCAGCGTGGAGGCGGTCTCGCCGCCCGGCGGCATGACGGTGTTCACGCTGCACTTCCCGGCACAAGGGGAGCAGGGGTCCGCATCGCCGGGCAGTTGA